The DNA region ATTGCCGCAAATACTGCCGATAGTAACTGATGATCAGTCCATAACTGAATTCCTTGGCCCATCATCCGTAAGTAAAATGCAGGTTGTCCTGCTAAGACTGGTGCCAACACCATATCCACAAACATACTACTAGCCATCGGTGGTTGAATTTGTAATAGCCCATCAATAAACCAAAGTGCGGCTAATCCATACCATAAAAAAGATCTACCCAGTAAATACACATGCACTTTCTTAGATCGTTGCTCCTCTAGCATCCCATGTTCATTCGCTGTATTGAGAGCGGAAAACGAATTTTTCAATTCAATGGTGTTCTGCTCTACTATGCGTGCCTTCCTTAGACCAACCATATAGACGATGGATACAATCATTAAAATGAGAAATCCAACCGTAGCGAGTAATAATGAATAAAATTGCTCAACCGTATGTACGCTTAAATATTTCAATAAATAATATGGCATAACTAATCCTCCGATAATAGATCCTTATTACGCTTATCAATACTAGAATCTAAGATTAGCTATGTCAAGGTCAAGGGTAGATAAGATCCATCCACATGCTATATAAAGGCTTTAGCGTTTTATCTCACACCAATGACCATATCACATTAGAAATATGGTTACGTACTGTCTTTTCGCTTATGAAAAGCGTTTCTGCGATCTCCTTTGTCGTCTTATCCTGTACTAGGAGTTCAAACACTTCTCTCTCACGAATTGTCAGGAGTGACTTTGCACGCACATCCCTTACGGCGGACACTTTATCCTATCCCTCCTTGCTCCAGTTCGCATTCACAAGGTTCAGGGATACAGTTATCGTATTGTATGAGTCAATAAAAAAGGGTGTGCAACAAGAATTTGATATTGGGCTATGACCATCACACCTTATATCAATAGAAAATGCAGGAAAGAATAAAAAAGTTCTAGACAATCGTTCCCATTTTAGTGGATAAATAAAAACCTTAAGCATGACATGCTTAAGGTCAACGATAAAGCCAGATGTATCGAACATATCTAAATCTATTTATCTCC from Sulfoacidibacillus ferrooxidans includes:
- a CDS encoding LuxR C-terminal-related transcriptional regulator, giving the protein MSAVRDVRAKSLLTIREREVFELLVQDKTTKEIAETLFISEKTVRNHISNVIWSLV